A single Dermacentor variabilis isolate Ectoservices chromosome 9, ASM5094787v1, whole genome shotgun sequence DNA region contains:
- the LOC142558227 gene encoding uncharacterized protein LOC142558227, which yields MNSYVILALVILGHLCQIHAATLSKPARNVDEATKELTERISRSLMEHREDIIGAFKTLEKSVDSVGDETDEHAIPAVVAAVAGIIANGAISGAVGAAVGSLLTKG from the exons ATGAACTCCTACGTTATCTTGGCACTCGTTATTCTGGGGCACCTGTGTC AAATTCACGCAGCCACGCTGAGCAAGCCGGCAAGGAACGTAGACGAGGCAACAAAAGAACTCACGGAAAGGATTTCCCGTTCCCTCATGGAGCACCGTGAGGACATCATCGGTGCCTTCAAGACACTCGAAAAGTCTGTCGACAGCGTCGGCGATGAAACCGATGAGCACGCCATTCCGGCCGTAGTTGCGGCTGTCGCGGGGATCATCGCAAACGGCGCCATATCCGGCGCTGTCGGGGCTGCTGTCGGGAGCTTGCTTACAAAAGGCTGA